One region of Lujinxingia vulgaris genomic DNA includes:
- a CDS encoding DUF2795 domain-containing protein → MRYADRHPTRLSPDEIDALIADVTFPIYTEDLLSQFRNAGASERTLKALGDIPEHTYQDQNELRKALLGYKFDPENEPHSSTSIFKGSSSLPNKTAH, encoded by the coding sequence ATGCGCTACGCCGACCGCCACCCCACTCGCCTCTCCCCCGACGAGATTGATGCGCTTATCGCCGACGTGACCTTCCCCATCTACACCGAAGATCTTTTAAGCCAGTTCCGCAACGCCGGCGCCTCCGAGCGCACCCTCAAGGCCCTGGGCGACATCCCCGAACACACCTACCAGGACCAGAATGAGCTGAGAAAAGCGCTCCTCGGCTACAAATTCGACCCCGAAAACGAGCCCCATTCCTCCACCTCCATCTTTAAAGGCAGCAGCAGCCTCCCCAACAAGACCGCACACTGA
- a CDS encoding ArsA family ATPase — MSSPDLYNRRFFLFSGKGGVGKTTLSAAFALSCARRGERTLLMELNVKGKISTLFGAGEVDHEIREVDDNLYAVNVTPAAAMREYALMILKIKLVYRAVFENRIVSSFLKVIPGLNELVMLGKAYYHVNETDESGRPKWDKIIVDAPATGHGIFFLKIPSVITSLVKSGLMFEEAQRILDLLQDPERTAINLVTLAEDMPVNETLELARVVREEMGVPIGVVLANAVYRPLFDDAQVAHLNEAHAALQAAADAGDERAQTHPGAGFVEAARFRNARVAMQQEYLDLLREQADAPMVEVPFYFHDRMSFATIDEIAEHLSRELPALANPAEDTADRSSSSAG, encoded by the coding sequence GTGTCCTCCCCAGACCTCTACAACCGGCGATTTTTCCTCTTCAGCGGCAAAGGCGGCGTGGGCAAAACCACCCTCTCGGCGGCCTTCGCCCTCAGCTGCGCTCGCCGCGGCGAACGCACGCTGCTGATGGAGCTCAACGTTAAGGGCAAGATCAGCACCCTCTTTGGCGCCGGTGAAGTCGACCACGAGATCCGCGAGGTCGACGACAACCTCTATGCCGTCAACGTCACCCCGGCCGCCGCGATGCGCGAATACGCGCTTATGATCCTCAAGATCAAACTCGTCTACCGCGCCGTCTTCGAGAACCGCATCGTCAGCTCCTTTCTCAAAGTGATCCCCGGCCTCAACGAGCTGGTGATGCTGGGCAAGGCCTACTACCACGTCAACGAGACCGACGAGTCCGGCCGCCCGAAATGGGACAAGATCATCGTGGACGCCCCGGCCACCGGCCACGGTATTTTCTTCCTGAAGATTCCCTCGGTGATCACCAGCCTTGTGAAGTCCGGCCTGATGTTTGAGGAAGCCCAGCGCATCCTCGATCTTCTGCAAGACCCGGAGCGCACGGCCATCAACCTGGTGACCCTGGCCGAAGACATGCCCGTCAACGAGACCCTGGAGCTGGCCCGGGTGGTGCGCGAAGAGATGGGGGTTCCGATCGGCGTGGTGCTCGCCAATGCCGTCTACCGCCCGCTCTTTGACGACGCCCAGGTCGCGCATCTCAACGAGGCCCACGCCGCCCTGCAGGCCGCCGCCGACGCCGGCGACGAGCGCGCCCAGACCCACCCGGGCGCGGGCTTTGTCGAAGCCGCCCGTTTCCGCAACGCGCGGGTCGCCATGCAGCAAGAATACCTCGATCTTCTGCGCGAGCAGGCCGACGCCCCCATGGTCGAGGTGCCCTTCTACTTCCACGACCGCATGAGCTTCGCCACGATCGACGAGATCGCCGAGCACCTCTCCCGCGAGCTTCCCGCGCTTGCCAACCCTGCCGAAGATACCGCCGACCGCTCCTCAAGCTCCGCCGGCTGA
- a CDS encoding DUF2795 domain-containing protein — protein MSPTIDRATNRLLNEVTEYIADVEYPAHTGELLDKARKAGAPHRVLDTLGLLPERIFQTYDDLVALVVDPDTAPAPPDEDPRHHSALGRGLLPDEFFQ, from the coding sequence ATGAGCCCCACCATCGACCGCGCCACCAACCGCCTCCTCAACGAGGTCACCGAATACATCGCCGACGTCGAATACCCCGCCCACACCGGCGAGCTGCTGGATAAGGCGCGTAAGGCCGGCGCCCCCCACCGCGTGCTCGACACCCTGGGGCTTTTGCCCGAGCGCATTTTTCAAACCTACGACGACCTCGTCGCCCTGGTCGTCGACCCCGACACCGCCCCCGCCCCACCCGACGAAGACCCCCGCCACCACAGCGCCCTCGGCCGCGGCCTCCTCCCCGACGAATTTTTCCAATAA
- a CDS encoding isoprenyl transferase has product MAKLTVDEATLKRFEGSVPRHVAVIMDGNGRWAVQRGMARIRGHHEGANAVRRVVESCRYLGVEILTLYAFSSQNWGRPRDEVSGLMTLFDLYIKKERKRLLQNGIRMQVIGDRERLSPKLQKAIGELEARSAENTGMILQVAVSYGGREEITQAARNIARDAVAGRLDVDAIDEDTISDYLYTRGRLDPDLVIRTSGECRVSNFLLWQIAYSELFITETLWPDFDEAKLIEAFEDYSRRQRRYGQTGEQIEDEEGQGGPDTSVSEG; this is encoded by the coding sequence ATGGCAAAACTGACGGTCGATGAGGCCACGCTCAAGCGGTTTGAGGGAAGCGTCCCGCGGCATGTGGCCGTGATCATGGACGGCAACGGGCGCTGGGCGGTGCAGCGGGGGATGGCGCGCATTCGCGGCCACCACGAGGGGGCCAACGCGGTGCGCCGCGTGGTGGAGAGCTGCCGTTACCTGGGGGTGGAGATTTTGACGCTTTATGCGTTCAGCTCCCAGAACTGGGGGCGGCCTCGCGATGAGGTCAGCGGGTTGATGACGCTCTTTGATCTCTACATCAAGAAAGAGCGCAAACGCCTTCTGCAGAACGGCATTCGCATGCAGGTGATCGGCGACCGCGAGCGCCTCTCTCCGAAGTTGCAAAAAGCCATCGGGGAGCTGGAGGCGCGCAGCGCCGAGAACACCGGGATGATTTTGCAGGTGGCCGTAAGCTACGGCGGTCGCGAAGAGATCACCCAGGCGGCGCGCAACATCGCGCGTGATGCGGTCGCCGGAAGGCTGGACGTCGACGCCATCGATGAAGATACGATCAGCGACTACCTCTACACCCGCGGGCGCCTCGATCCGGACCTTGTGATTCGGACCAGCGGGGAGTGCCGCGTCTCGAACTTTTTGTTGTGGCAGATCGCCTACAGCGAGCTCTTTATCACCGAGACGCTCTGGCCGGATTTTGATGAGGCGAAGCTGATCGAAGCGTTTGAGGATTACAGCCGACGCCAGCGGCGCTACGGGCAGACTGGCGAGCAGATCGAAGATGAGGAGGGGCAGGGCGGCCCCGACACCAGCGTGAGCGAGGGTTGA
- the ygfZ gene encoding CAF17-like 4Fe-4S cluster assembly/insertion protein YgfZ encodes MAISQQIRANFEARGAVFGDEGRVRYVGQEGDEDQAGVDAVLEEGLGWVARSPRETLTIAGDDAIPWLQGLVTSDLMGLAEEGRGQRTAWVSHTGRFVGEARLLHFPEMLLVDMEPGTLAGGLMSHLRRHIILEKVTLNDRSAETFVLGLYGRGAARVLAQCGSWAHRMAPGSLNMFSGTWGQLAGRGVVVQRVPWSPEEAFELRLDAGDVLEVMKAVEEAVGRPLSMCGEAGFERLRLAAGVPRFGVELHEKVIPLEAGFEDAIAYDKGCYLGQEIIARLDTRGTPAKMLRRVSLEAGEAPEVGADVEALIDGEWVKKGELVSVARDVGGALYRGLVFMKRGAYEVGQTIRVGEVSGELEALQSLPGA; translated from the coding sequence ATGGCGATATCGCAACAGATTCGGGCGAACTTTGAGGCGCGCGGCGCGGTTTTTGGCGACGAAGGTCGGGTTCGCTATGTGGGTCAGGAGGGCGACGAGGATCAGGCCGGCGTCGACGCGGTGCTCGAAGAGGGGCTGGGCTGGGTGGCTCGAAGCCCGCGCGAGACGCTGACGATCGCCGGCGATGACGCCATTCCCTGGCTTCAGGGCCTGGTGACGAGCGATCTGATGGGCCTGGCCGAGGAGGGCCGCGGCCAGCGCACCGCCTGGGTCAGCCACACCGGACGCTTTGTTGGTGAGGCGCGCCTCTTGCATTTTCCCGAGATGCTTCTGGTGGATATGGAGCCCGGCACGCTGGCCGGGGGGCTGATGAGTCACCTGCGCCGCCATATTATTCTGGAAAAGGTCACGCTCAACGATCGCAGCGCGGAGACCTTTGTGCTGGGGCTTTACGGCCGGGGGGCAGCCCGGGTGCTGGCGCAATGCGGGTCGTGGGCGCATCGGATGGCGCCGGGAAGTTTAAATATGTTTTCGGGCACCTGGGGTCAGCTCGCGGGACGTGGCGTGGTGGTGCAGCGGGTGCCCTGGTCGCCTGAAGAAGCCTTCGAGCTGCGCCTGGATGCGGGTGATGTGCTCGAGGTGATGAAGGCGGTGGAAGAGGCCGTGGGTCGGCCGCTTTCGATGTGCGGGGAGGCCGGTTTTGAAAGGCTGCGCCTGGCCGCCGGGGTGCCGCGCTTCGGGGTGGAGCTGCACGAGAAGGTGATTCCCCTGGAGGCCGGTTTTGAAGACGCGATTGCCTACGATAAGGGATGTTATCTGGGCCAGGAGATCATCGCGCGGCTCGATACCCGCGGCACGCCGGCGAAGATGCTGCGGCGGGTGAGTTTGGAGGCGGGGGAGGCGCCGGAGGTGGGGGCGGATGTGGAGGCGCTCATTGATGGGGAGTGGGTCAAGAAGGGGGAGCTTGTCAGCGTGGCCCGCGACGTGGGTGGGGCGTTGTACCGGGGGCTGGTCTTTATGAAACGTGGGGCGTATGAGGTGGGGCAGACAATCCGCGTCGGTGAGGTAAGTGGCGAGCTTGAGGCCCTTCAATCGCTGCCCGGCGCGTAG
- the alr gene encoding alanine racemase: MSSKKRSVASGESAARLTLGEVARWANGKLDGGDPDTEISEVVVDSRRLLAAGALFVALEGPRFDGHAYVRQALESGAGAALVHHGRREEFGEGSLIRVADTRAALQAIAAAWRAKFDIPVVAITGSNGKTIVKDMLASMLARGHTVHASPGSYNSQVGVPLTLLGIRPVHDVALVEVGISQRGEMARQVAMVRPTHGILTNIGSAHAAGLGDARGIAEEKMRLFEGLEPGRLVVLREVFEEFSDLFHVKPHLVDAAIEGEIAVDQAFGGAFEARDNAGEEGLSEPGDGEVSETPEEAEGRAFTGDGEDGLSVARQVQALASGWRFELALAGRGSREVRLRVPGAHNVQNASVAAAMAGILGASMNEVVGGLERFELSEMRLQMHTTSGGVTLINDAYNADPASARAALEVLRNFSAGQRSVAILGDMLDLGARAEEAHRELGRTVARHKIDALYLLGELAKYIGEGAVEAGMDPARIHQAGGLEALNRVLEERLVAGDVVLFKASRTIGLDRAARHLLESVAPTRLSIDLGTIRDNYHALSRHLGDEVGVMAVVKSFGYGNDATRVSQLLARQGVRALAVAYPDEAIPLRRRGIRLPILVTNVQAAEADKIVKYDLTALIYALPVARALQMQARRAGREVDVHLEIDSGMRRVGLRPEDAVAFGKKVAGMSGLRIGGVMTHLAAADDPDEDAFTHRQLDAFDGVLEGLRAAGVPTGVVHAANTAAAWRHWRARYSMVRVGLGLYGLHPSEAVGDEARGVRPALRFTTRILHLQQVEPGDTVGYGRTWRCEGQARRLATIAVGYNDGFPRFLSNGGEVMVGGRRCPVVGNVCMDVAMIDVTDAGQVRVGDEVLLFGEATPGGPSIAVEEWAERGHTISYELLCRISPRVRRIFLTE; this comes from the coding sequence GTGAGCAGCAAAAAGAGGTCGGTTGCGAGTGGCGAGTCGGCCGCGCGGCTGACACTGGGGGAGGTGGCGCGCTGGGCCAACGGGAAGCTCGACGGGGGGGATCCGGACACCGAGATCAGCGAAGTTGTGGTGGATTCGCGGCGGCTTCTGGCCGCCGGCGCGCTCTTTGTGGCGCTGGAGGGTCCGCGTTTTGACGGGCATGCGTATGTGCGACAGGCCCTGGAGTCGGGGGCGGGCGCGGCGCTTGTGCATCACGGGCGTCGGGAGGAGTTCGGCGAGGGCTCGCTGATTCGGGTGGCGGACACGCGGGCGGCGTTGCAGGCGATCGCGGCGGCCTGGCGGGCAAAGTTCGACATTCCGGTGGTGGCTATCACCGGCTCCAACGGCAAGACGATTGTCAAAGATATGCTGGCGAGTATGCTGGCGCGGGGCCATACGGTGCATGCGAGCCCGGGGAGCTACAACTCCCAGGTGGGGGTGCCGCTGACCTTGTTGGGCATTCGGCCGGTGCATGATGTGGCGCTGGTGGAGGTGGGCATCAGCCAGCGCGGAGAGATGGCCCGGCAGGTGGCGATGGTGCGGCCGACCCACGGGATTTTGACGAATATCGGATCGGCGCACGCCGCGGGTCTGGGGGATGCGCGGGGGATCGCCGAAGAAAAGATGCGTCTTTTTGAGGGGTTGGAGCCCGGCCGACTGGTCGTTTTACGTGAGGTTTTCGAGGAATTTTCGGACCTGTTTCACGTGAAACCGCACCTTGTGGACGCGGCGATCGAGGGGGAGATCGCGGTCGATCAGGCGTTTGGAGGTGCGTTTGAAGCAAGAGATAACGCGGGGGAAGAGGGGCTCTCGGAGCCCGGCGATGGCGAGGTCAGTGAGACTCCGGAGGAGGCTGAGGGGCGCGCATTCACTGGCGATGGCGAGGATGGGTTAAGCGTTGCTCGCCAGGTGCAGGCCCTGGCTTCGGGCTGGCGTTTTGAGCTGGCGTTGGCGGGGAGGGGCAGCCGGGAGGTACGCCTGCGGGTGCCCGGAGCGCATAATGTACAAAACGCCTCGGTGGCCGCGGCGATGGCCGGGATCCTGGGTGCCTCGATGAACGAGGTGGTGGGCGGGCTGGAGCGTTTTGAACTCAGCGAGATGCGCCTGCAGATGCATACGACGAGCGGGGGCGTGACGCTGATCAACGACGCCTACAACGCCGACCCGGCCAGCGCGCGGGCGGCCCTGGAGGTGCTGCGGAACTTCTCGGCGGGGCAGCGCAGCGTAGCGATCTTAGGGGATATGCTCGATCTGGGCGCCCGCGCCGAGGAGGCACATCGGGAGCTGGGGAGGACGGTGGCGCGCCATAAAATCGACGCGCTCTACCTGCTCGGGGAGCTCGCAAAATACATTGGCGAGGGGGCGGTGGAGGCGGGCATGGACCCGGCGCGCATTCACCAGGCGGGAGGGCTGGAGGCGCTCAACCGCGTGCTGGAAGAGCGTCTTGTGGCGGGTGATGTGGTGCTCTTTAAGGCCAGCCGCACCATCGGGCTCGACCGCGCCGCGCGCCATCTTCTGGAGAGTGTGGCGCCTACGCGGCTGTCGATCGATCTGGGGACGATCCGCGACAATTACCACGCGCTCAGCCGTCATCTGGGCGATGAGGTGGGGGTGATGGCTGTGGTCAAGAGTTTTGGCTACGGCAATGATGCCACCCGGGTCTCGCAGCTTTTGGCGCGCCAGGGGGTGCGGGCGCTGGCGGTGGCGTATCCGGATGAGGCAATTCCGCTGAGGCGGCGCGGGATTCGCCTGCCGATTCTCGTGACCAATGTGCAGGCGGCGGAGGCCGATAAGATCGTCAAATACGACCTCACAGCGCTGATTTATGCGCTGCCCGTGGCTCGCGCGCTGCAAATGCAGGCGCGCCGGGCTGGCAGGGAGGTCGATGTGCACCTGGAGATCGACAGCGGCATGCGCCGGGTGGGGCTTCGCCCGGAGGATGCGGTGGCGTTTGGCAAAAAGGTCGCCGGGATGAGCGGGCTGCGCATCGGCGGGGTGATGACGCATCTGGCCGCAGCCGACGATCCCGACGAAGACGCCTTCACCCACCGGCAGCTCGACGCGTTTGACGGGGTGCTCGAGGGTTTGCGCGCCGCGGGAGTGCCCACAGGCGTTGTGCACGCGGCGAACACGGCGGCGGCCTGGCGACACTGGCGCGCGCGCTACTCGATGGTGCGCGTGGGGCTTGGACTTTACGGGCTTCACCCCTCGGAGGCGGTGGGCGATGAGGCCCGCGGAGTGCGCCCGGCGCTGCGCTTTACCACGCGGATATTGCATCTGCAGCAGGTGGAGCCCGGCGACACGGTGGGCTACGGGCGCACCTGGCGCTGCGAAGGGCAGGCTCGCCGGCTCGCGACGATCGCGGTGGGTTACAACGACGGCTTCCCGCGCTTTTTGTCGAATGGTGGCGAGGTGATGGTGGGGGGAAGACGCTGCCCGGTGGTGGGCAACGTGTGTATGGATGTGGCGATGATCGACGTCACCGATGCCGGGCAGGTGCGGGTGGGCGATGAGGTGCTGCTCTTTGGCGAGGCGACGCCCGGCGGCCCCTCGATCGCGGTGGAGGAGTGGGCCGAGCGCGGTCACACGATCTCGTACGAGCTGCTCTGCCGCATCTCACCGCGGGTGCGACGCATCTTTCTGACGGAATGA
- the infC gene encoding translation initiation factor IF-3, with product MRRSNHNDRNNAGQRVNHSIRASEVRVISPDGEQLGIMHPNEARDKAKEFGLDLVEVAPNSRPPVCRIMDFGKYQYDQSKKAAASRSTRVQLKTVQLRPNTDDHDMDVKLRRAKKFLEGGNQVRFVMRMRGRERAYTQRWVEHLGELLADFSENYETPINVVSSPRGEGWRIHAIVEPASTS from the coding sequence ATTCGCCGGAGCAATCACAACGATCGCAATAACGCGGGACAACGCGTCAACCACTCCATTCGTGCATCCGAGGTTCGGGTGATCTCGCCGGATGGCGAGCAGCTGGGGATCATGCATCCCAATGAGGCTCGCGATAAGGCCAAGGAATTTGGCCTGGATCTGGTGGAGGTTGCGCCCAATTCGCGCCCGCCGGTCTGCCGCATCATGGACTTTGGTAAGTACCAGTACGACCAGTCCAAGAAGGCGGCCGCATCGCGCTCGACGCGCGTGCAGCTCAAGACCGTGCAGCTGCGTCCGAACACCGATGATCACGATATGGACGTGAAGTTGCGCCGCGCCAAGAAGTTCTTGGAGGGCGGCAACCAGGTGCGATTTGTCATGCGAATGCGAGGCCGCGAGCGCGCCTACACCCAGCGTTGGGTGGAGCATCTTGGCGAGCTGTTGGCTGATTTTTCCGAGAACTACGAGACGCCCATCAACGTGGTGTCGTCTCCCCGCGGAGAAGGCTGGAGGATCCATGCGATCGTCGAGCCTGCTTCGACCTCATAA
- a CDS encoding response regulator, with the protein MDQRAAIDRLRERFEALSEPESAHSEGSAKIAQGLSEIIGELDEDGTDATRVDVIVRGLSGLADFLSARQAASVKAPTKAKASGGAAAGLEQFVEAFQQEASRRLTGLSIAMMGIFSEHGSEEALQQSTSHLHAIRGGAAMLGLKPVAEVTGTMEQVLVAMRKVEPGKRAWPTKTLLRGYALIEDAAREKGARIDEVQADEIVQELRKTLGELGQTRQAGESKSGAAVLMPAKQASTGPNAAEKAPEQAKSTEEDAAPEIPAEIEGVAEVTDVEDGPAPEVLEQRILVVDDIPTIAASVGFLLSDLEVPIDIAENGEEALQMLQEQAYSLVISDVDMPRMDGVALTRMVRSTPGLDHIPVILLTSLDHPEQREAGLKAGAIDYLIKGSIGGGELVNRVQEILTVAPYVERQETVRKQRILVAEDTETVAASIAFVLSEGPYDIVLATDGKDALSRIKQAEYDLLITDMQMPYMSGTELVRAVRGLGTFDDLPIVMLTSVQEEEEIAQAVSAGVNRYLIKGEIAGGKLLNLVEELLAADREALDV; encoded by the coding sequence ATGGATCAACGAGCAGCAATCGACAGACTAAGGGAGCGTTTTGAGGCGCTCTCCGAGCCCGAAAGCGCCCACAGCGAGGGCAGCGCGAAGATCGCGCAGGGCCTTTCCGAAATCATCGGAGAGCTCGACGAGGACGGCACCGACGCCACGCGCGTTGACGTGATCGTGCGCGGCCTCTCGGGGCTGGCCGACTTCTTGAGCGCCCGCCAGGCGGCGAGTGTGAAGGCGCCGACCAAGGCGAAGGCTTCAGGCGGCGCAGCCGCCGGGCTGGAGCAGTTTGTGGAGGCCTTCCAGCAGGAGGCCAGCCGCAGGCTCACCGGGTTGTCGATCGCGATGATGGGGATCTTCAGCGAGCATGGCTCCGAAGAAGCGCTGCAGCAGTCGACCTCACACCTGCACGCGATCCGCGGTGGCGCGGCGATGCTGGGCTTAAAGCCCGTGGCCGAAGTGACCGGGACGATGGAGCAGGTGCTCGTGGCGATGCGCAAGGTTGAGCCGGGCAAACGCGCCTGGCCCACCAAGACCCTGCTGCGCGGCTATGCGCTGATCGAAGACGCCGCCCGCGAGAAGGGCGCGCGCATCGATGAGGTGCAGGCCGACGAGATCGTGCAGGAGCTTCGCAAAACCCTCGGTGAGCTCGGGCAGACCCGGCAGGCCGGGGAGTCGAAGAGCGGCGCGGCGGTGCTGATGCCCGCGAAGCAGGCGAGCACCGGACCGAACGCAGCTGAAAAAGCGCCGGAGCAGGCGAAAAGCACCGAAGAGGACGCGGCCCCGGAGATTCCGGCCGAGATCGAAGGCGTGGCCGAAGTCACCGATGTGGAAGATGGGCCTGCACCGGAGGTGTTGGAGCAACGCATCCTGGTGGTCGACGATATCCCCACGATTGCAGCGAGCGTGGGCTTCTTGCTCTCCGATCTGGAGGTGCCCATCGACATCGCCGAGAACGGTGAAGAGGCGCTGCAGATGTTGCAGGAGCAGGCCTACTCGCTGGTGATCTCGGATGTGGATATGCCGCGGATGGACGGTGTGGCGCTCACACGGATGGTGCGCTCGACGCCGGGGCTCGACCACATCCCGGTGATTTTGCTCACGAGCCTGGACCACCCCGAGCAGCGCGAGGCGGGACTGAAGGCCGGGGCGATCGATTATCTGATCAAGGGCTCCATTGGTGGCGGAGAGCTGGTCAACCGCGTGCAGGAGATCCTGACGGTCGCGCCTTATGTGGAGCGTCAGGAGACGGTGCGTAAGCAGCGCATTCTGGTGGCGGAAGATACCGAGACGGTGGCGGCCTCGATCGCGTTTGTGCTCTCGGAGGGGCCTTACGACATTGTGCTGGCGACCGACGGTAAAGATGCGCTCTCGAGGATCAAACAGGCCGAGTACGACCTGTTGATCACCGACATGCAGATGCCCTATATGAGCGGCACGGAGCTTGTGCGCGCGGTGCGCGGGCTGGGCACCTTTGATGACCTGCCGATCGTGATGCTCACAAGTGTTCAAGAAGAAGAGGAGATCGCGCAGGCGGTCTCAGCCGGGGTGAATCGCTACTTGATTAAGGGCGAGATCGCCGGCGGGAAGTTACTCAACCTGGTGGAAGAGCTGCTGGCCGCCGATCGCGAAGCGCTCGACGTTTAA
- a CDS encoding ArsA family ATPase → MARTDDEAQASRYFERVISERQVVICVGSGGVGKTTSSAVIGLNAALSGRRVLVMTIDPARRLANSLGIEALGSEMQQIPLERFEELGLEPKGELWAMMLDMKDSFDRLVQRHAPDPKTRDAILDNRFYHYFSTSLAGTQEYAASERLHELVQSGEFDLIVLDTPPTTHALDFLEAPERLVDAVSSRALQWLYKPGVLSGRSGMGIVSLGTNYVMRTLGKFTGGELLSELGVFLKTFSSLFEGFEERARGVIDLLKSSRTGFVVVTAPDSLTVEEALYFYEKLDRDALHVDAFIVNRVHPRWVSEEALALPPEALAAALSEPPLPALDPALNPTDLAEHLLENASQFELRATQDASSIALMGDRLPKTMPILKVPYFNRDIHSLAGLNKARTALFGYF, encoded by the coding sequence ATGGCCCGCACCGACGATGAGGCCCAGGCCTCCCGATACTTTGAGCGCGTGATCTCCGAGCGACAGGTCGTGATCTGCGTGGGCTCCGGCGGCGTGGGCAAGACCACCTCCAGCGCGGTGATTGGCCTCAACGCCGCGCTCAGCGGCCGCCGCGTGCTGGTGATGACCATCGATCCGGCGCGCCGCCTGGCCAACTCACTGGGCATCGAGGCCCTGGGCAGCGAGATGCAGCAGATCCCACTCGAGCGTTTCGAAGAGCTCGGCCTTGAGCCAAAGGGCGAGCTCTGGGCGATGATGCTCGATATGAAGGATTCGTTTGATCGCCTGGTGCAGCGCCACGCCCCCGATCCCAAAACGCGCGACGCCATCCTCGACAACCGCTTTTACCATTATTTCTCCACCAGCCTGGCCGGCACCCAGGAGTACGCCGCCTCGGAGCGTCTTCATGAGCTTGTGCAGTCTGGCGAGTTTGACCTGATCGTGCTCGATACCCCGCCCACCACCCACGCGCTCGACTTTCTCGAAGCCCCCGAGCGCCTGGTCGACGCGGTGAGTTCCCGCGCGCTGCAGTGGCTCTATAAGCCCGGCGTGCTCTCGGGGCGCTCCGGCATGGGAATTGTCTCCCTCGGCACAAATTACGTGATGCGCACGCTGGGCAAGTTCACCGGCGGGGAGCTCTTGAGCGAGCTCGGCGTCTTCTTAAAAACCTTCTCCTCGCTCTTTGAGGGCTTTGAAGAGCGCGCCCGCGGCGTCATCGATCTTTTGAAAAGCTCCCGCACGGGCTTTGTCGTCGTGACCGCTCCCGACAGCCTCACGGTCGAAGAAGCGCTCTACTTTTACGAAAAACTCGACCGCGACGCCCTGCACGTCGACGCCTTCATCGTCAACCGCGTGCACCCCCGCTGGGTCAGCGAAGAGGCCCTGGCGCTGCCGCCCGAGGCCCTGGCCGCCGCGCTCTCCGAGCCGCCGCTCCCGGCCCTCGACCCCGCGCTCAACCCCACCGACCTGGCCGAGCATCTGCTGGAGAACGCCTCCCAGTTCGAGCTCCGCGCCACCCAGGACGCCTCCAGCATCGCGCTGATGGGCGATCGGCTCCCCAAAACGATGCCGATCCTGAAGGTGCCTTATTTTAACCGGGATATTCACTCCCTGGCCGGCCTCAACAAAGCCCGCACCGCCCTTTTCGGTTATTTTTAA
- the thiD gene encoding bifunctional hydroxymethylpyrimidine kinase/phosphomethylpyrimidine kinase produces the protein MSAFFDLFEKPEGPGAGVAPAVALTIAGSDSGGGAGIQADLKTFAACGVFGTSVLTLLTAQNTVGVTAVEMVSETMVRAQLDAVLGDLKPTAAKTGALGSEAMIGCVVEYLEDHPMERLVVDPVMISKHGEPLMPPSAFKALREKLLRHALIVTPNRFEAGHLTGMSEVESVQDMKEAAKRLHGAGAKNVVIKGGHFERIVRDVFYDGSGFVEFGADRVDSKRVHGSGCTFSAAICARLAKGDALVDAVAFAREFISEAIEKAPKVGEGISPVNPMHGVWR, from the coding sequence ATGAGCGCGTTTTTTGATCTTTTCGAAAAGCCTGAAGGCCCGGGGGCAGGCGTAGCGCCGGCGGTGGCGTTGACGATTGCCGGCAGCGACAGCGGGGGCGGCGCGGGTATCCAGGCTGACTTAAAGACCTTTGCGGCCTGCGGGGTCTTTGGCACGAGCGTGCTCACGCTGCTCACCGCGCAGAACACCGTGGGCGTGACGGCGGTGGAGATGGTCTCGGAGACGATGGTGCGCGCGCAGCTCGACGCGGTGCTGGGCGACCTCAAGCCCACCGCGGCCAAGACCGGGGCGCTGGGCTCGGAGGCGATGATCGGGTGTGTGGTCGAGTATCTGGAAGATCATCCGATGGAGCGCCTGGTGGTCGATCCGGTGATGATCTCCAAGCACGGGGAGCCGCTGATGCCGCCCTCAGCCTTTAAGGCGCTGCGCGAGAAGTTATTGCGCCATGCGCTGATCGTGACGCCCAACCGTTTTGAGGCCGGGCATCTCACGGGCATGAGCGAGGTGGAGAGCGTGCAGGATATGAAAGAAGCCGCCAAACGCCTGCACGGCGCCGGCGCGAAGAACGTGGTGATCAAGGGCGGGCATTTTGAGCGCATCGTGCGCGATGTGTTTTACGATGGCTCGGGCTTTGTGGAGTTCGGGGCGGATCGGGTGGACTCCAAAAGGGTGCACGGCTCGGGCTGCACGTTTTCGGCGGCGATCTGCGCGCGGCTCGCCAAGGGCGATGCGCTGGTGGATGCGGTGGCCTTTGCCCGCGAGTTCATCAGCGAGGCGATCGAGAAGGCACCGAAGGTCGGTGAGGGAATCTCGCCGGTGAATCCGATGCACGGGGTGTGGCGGTGA